A single region of the Neisseriaceae bacterium genome encodes:
- the nrdB gene encoding ribonucleotide-diphosphate reductase subunit beta — MYTTFSRVHNDQFKEPMFFGQSVNVARYDQQKYPIFEQLIEKQLSFFWRPEEVDISQDRIDFNNLSDSEKHIFLSNLKYQTLLDSIQGRSPNVALLPIVSLPELETWIETWSFSETIHSRSYTHIIRNIVTNPSVVFDDIVENEEIVKRAKDISLYYDDLIHYNNLYSRYGEGTHDLAGKKVTLKLYDLKKKLYICLMCVNILEAIRFYVSFACSFAFAERKLMEGNAKIIRLIARDEALHLTGTQHMINILKSGQDDPKMVEIAQDCQHECFELFKNAAEQEKQWANYLFKQGSMIGLNQEILCQYIEYITNNRMKNVGLEAAFPNTTQNPIPWINTWLVSDNVQVAPQEVELSSYLVGQIDSEVDTEDFEDFEL; from the coding sequence ATGTATACAACTTTTAGTCGCGTTCATAATGATCAGTTTAAAGAACCTATGTTTTTTGGTCAATCAGTTAATGTCGCTAGATATGACCAACAAAAATACCCTATTTTTGAGCAACTAATAGAAAAACAATTATCGTTTTTCTGGAGACCGGAAGAAGTAGATATTTCTCAAGACCGCATTGATTTTAATAATCTATCTGATAGTGAAAAACACATATTCTTGAGCAATTTAAAATACCAAACATTATTAGATTCCATCCAAGGCAGAAGTCCCAACGTCGCTTTACTTCCTATTGTATCTCTACCTGAATTAGAGACCTGGATAGAGACTTGGTCCTTTTCAGAAACCATTCATTCACGCTCTTATACTCATATCATTAGGAATATCGTCACTAATCCGTCGGTAGTGTTTGATGATATTGTTGAAAATGAAGAGATTGTTAAAAGAGCTAAAGATATCTCTTTATACTATGATGACTTGATTCATTACAATAACTTGTATTCTCGTTATGGTGAGGGTACCCACGACTTAGCTGGTAAAAAAGTCACCTTAAAATTATATGACTTAAAAAAGAAATTATATATCTGCTTAATGTGTGTCAATATACTGGAAGCTATTCGATTCTATGTAAGTTTTGCTTGCTCATTTGCTTTTGCAGAACGAAAATTAATGGAAGGCAATGCAAAAATTATCCGTCTAATTGCACGAGATGAAGCACTTCATCTAACTGGTACTCAACATATGATCAATATCCTAAAATCTGGACAAGATGACCCTAAGATGGTTGAAATTGCACAAGATTGTCAACATGAATGCTTTGAATTGTTTAAAAATGCAGCAGAACAAGAAAAACAATGGGCTAATTATTTATTTAAACAAGGATCAATGATTGGACTGAATCAAGAGATACTTTGCCAATATATTGAATATATCACTAACAATCGAATGAAAAATGTTGGCTTGGAAGCTGCTTTTCCGAATACAACCCAAAATCCAATTCCTTGGATCAATACTTGGCTGGTTTCTGATAACGTACAAGTAGCTCCTCAAGAAGTTGAATTGAGCTCTTACCTAGTAGGGCAAATAGATTCCGAAGTAGATACTGAAGATTTTGAAGATTTTGAGTTATAA
- the nrdA gene encoding ribonucleoside-diphosphate reductase subunit alpha: protein MSDFTSLKVTKRDGRLEQLNLDKIHRVITWAAEGLDNVSVSQVELKSQIQFYNGIRTKDIHETIIKAAADLISTDTPDYQYLSARLAIFHLRKIAFGKFEPPRLYDHVSRLIKLKKYDTHLLEDYTEKEFDKLDAYIEHNRDLNFSYTGVKQLEGKYLVQNRVTKEVYESPQFLYMLIAMCLFAKYPKETRLEYIRRFYDATSTFKISLPTPIMAGVRTPSRQFSSCVLIECDDSLDSINATTSAIVKYVSQRAGIGINAGRIRALGSAIRGGEAIHTGCIPFFKMFQAAVKSCSQGGVRGGAATLYYPLWHLEIESLLVLKNNRGVEENRIRHLDYGVQINLTLYQRLIKNKNITLFSPNDVPGLYEAFFANQSKFQELYEKYEADDSIRKKTINAVELFSLLMQERASTGRIYIQNVDHCNTHSAFNPDVAPIRQSNLCLEITLPTKPLNNISDPDGEISLCTLSAINLGTINSLDALEDICELAVRALDALLDYQSYPIVAAKNSTLKRRSLGIGVINYAYYLAKNNLKYSDGSANALTHQTFEALQYYLLKASVKLAQEFGQCPGFNETTYAQGILGIDTYKKSVDSYCNEPLKLDWEALRQDILKYGLRNSTLSSLMPSETSSQVSNATNGIEPPRGLVAVKQSKDGILKQVVPEYHKLKDQYELLWDMPGNSGYLKLVGIMQKFVDQAISANTNYDPSKFPDSKVPMKQLLRDLLDAYKFGIKTLYYQNTRDGANNSQEDLQDDDCIGGACKI from the coding sequence ATGTCTGATTTTACTAGTTTAAAAGTTACTAAACGCGATGGTCGCCTAGAACAATTGAATTTGGACAAAATTCATCGCGTAATTACTTGGGCAGCTGAAGGTTTAGATAATGTTTCAGTCTCTCAAGTGGAGTTAAAATCACAAATTCAGTTCTATAATGGAATCCGTACCAAAGATATCCATGAGACTATTATCAAAGCTGCTGCTGATTTGATTTCTACCGATACTCCTGATTACCAATATCTGTCTGCTCGTTTGGCTATTTTTCATTTGAGAAAAATAGCATTTGGAAAATTTGAACCCCCTCGTTTATACGATCATGTATCTCGTTTAATAAAATTAAAAAAGTATGACACTCATTTGTTAGAAGATTATACTGAAAAAGAATTTGATAAATTAGATGCGTACATCGAGCATAATAGAGATTTAAATTTTTCCTATACTGGTGTGAAACAATTAGAGGGTAAATACTTAGTCCAAAACAGAGTCACTAAAGAAGTGTATGAAAGCCCACAATTCTTATATATGCTAATAGCAATGTGTCTATTTGCAAAATACCCAAAGGAAACTCGTCTAGAGTATATTAGAAGATTTTACGATGCAACTTCTACTTTCAAAATTTCCTTACCAACACCAATTATGGCGGGTGTACGTACCCCCTCCAGACAGTTTAGTTCGTGTGTTCTTATCGAGTGTGATGACAGTTTAGATTCAATTAATGCAACGACTTCAGCAATTGTTAAATATGTTTCTCAAAGAGCTGGTATTGGTATTAATGCAGGTAGAATTAGGGCGCTAGGTAGTGCAATTAGAGGTGGAGAAGCAATACACACAGGTTGTATTCCTTTCTTCAAAATGTTTCAAGCCGCCGTTAAATCATGTTCTCAAGGGGGTGTACGCGGAGGAGCTGCAACACTTTACTATCCTTTGTGGCATCTAGAAATTGAATCTTTACTTGTTCTAAAAAATAATCGTGGTGTTGAAGAAAATAGAATCCGTCATCTTGATTATGGTGTACAAATCAACCTTACGTTATATCAACGCTTAATCAAAAATAAAAATATCACACTCTTTTCTCCCAATGATGTTCCTGGACTGTACGAAGCTTTCTTTGCTAACCAGTCTAAATTCCAAGAACTGTATGAAAAATATGAAGCGGATGATTCTATTCGTAAAAAAACTATTAACGCAGTAGAATTGTTTTCCTTACTCATGCAAGAACGAGCTAGTACCGGTAGAATCTATATCCAGAATGTCGACCATTGCAATACACATAGTGCTTTCAACCCTGATGTAGCACCTATTAGACAATCCAACTTATGTCTTGAAATTACATTACCAACTAAGCCACTCAATAATATTAGTGATCCCGATGGAGAAATTAGCTTATGTACCTTATCGGCCATTAATCTAGGCACTATCAATTCACTAGATGCTTTAGAAGATATTTGTGAATTAGCCGTAAGAGCTTTAGATGCCTTACTAGATTACCAAAGCTACCCTATTGTTGCAGCCAAAAACTCAACCTTGAAAAGACGCTCATTAGGTATTGGCGTGATTAATTATGCTTATTATTTAGCTAAGAATAATCTAAAGTATTCAGATGGTTCAGCAAATGCACTAACACACCAAACTTTTGAAGCATTACAATACTATCTTTTAAAAGCATCAGTTAAACTTGCCCAAGAATTTGGCCAGTGTCCTGGCTTTAATGAAACAACTTATGCTCAAGGAATATTAGGTATTGATACGTACAAGAAATCCGTTGACAGTTATTGTAATGAGCCTCTAAAACTAGATTGGGAAGCGTTACGTCAAGATATCCTAAAGTACGGACTTAGAAATTCCACACTTTCTTCGCTAATGCCTTCAGAAACATCTAGTCAAGTATCGAATGCGACCAATGGTATTGAGCCTCCAAGAGGATTAGTAGCAGTCAAACAATCAAAAGATGGTATTTTAAAACAGGTTGTTCCTGAGTACCATAAACTAAAAGATCAATATGAATTATTATGGGATATGCCTGGTAATTCAGGCTATTTGAAACTTGTCGGTATTATGCAGAAATTTGTAGATCAAGCAATTTCAGCTAATACTAATTATGACCCCAGTAAATTTCCAGACAGCAAAGTGCCAATGAAGCAACTTCTAAGAGATCTCTTGGATGCTTATAAATTTGGTATAAAAACATTGTACTATCAAAATACTAGAGACGGTGCTAACAATAGTCAAGAGGACTTACAAGATGATGACTGTATTGGTGGCGCTTGTAAGATTTAA
- a CDS encoding AAA family ATPase yields MDSLFPNRDIVTPLAEKLRPKTLDEVIGQQHLIGKNSPIRLMYENNSLQSIILWGPPGVGKTTIARILAQRNDAKLMIVSAVLSGVKEIREAIQTAKDNLLEFKKTIVFVDEIHRFNKAQQDAFLPHVESGLMTLIGATTQNPSFEINSALMSRLTVYVLKSLSEEEQKQLINKIMLLPEYSNLILSSESSEIIIGFSDGDARKLINTMEQLLGIAVNRKIRILDKAFCIEILGDKIRRFDKEGDLFYDQISALHKSVRGSHPNAALYWFCRMLDGGVDPKYLARRIIRMAWEDIGLADPRALEIANNAAITYDRLGSPEGELALAEAVIFLASAAKSNAAYKAYKEAMIFVKKTNSEPVPLHLRNTPTQLMQEMNCGKVYRYAHDEPNAYAVGETYMPDGMQEIDWYQPVERGLEIKIKEKLESLKELDRLAKIEAVLSKANGGE; encoded by the coding sequence ATGGATAGTTTATTTCCTAATAGGGACATAGTTACCCCTTTAGCTGAAAAATTGAGACCAAAAACTCTAGATGAGGTAATAGGTCAGCAACATTTAATAGGGAAAAATTCCCCTATTCGTTTAATGTATGAGAATAACTCATTACAGTCTATCATTTTATGGGGACCTCCCGGAGTAGGAAAAACAACTATTGCTAGAATTCTTGCACAGAGGAATGATGCTAAATTAATGATAGTTTCTGCTGTATTATCGGGAGTTAAAGAAATACGGGAAGCAATACAAACGGCTAAAGATAATTTATTGGAATTTAAAAAAACAATTGTATTTGTAGATGAGATTCATCGTTTTAACAAAGCACAACAAGATGCTTTTTTGCCTCATGTCGAATCTGGTCTAATGACCTTAATTGGCGCCACAACACAAAACCCCTCTTTTGAAATAAATTCTGCTTTAATGAGTCGTTTAACTGTTTACGTACTAAAATCTTTAAGTGAAGAAGAGCAAAAGCAATTGATTAATAAGATTATGTTGCTACCAGAATACAGTAATTTGATACTGAGTAGTGAATCTTCAGAAATTATTATCGGATTCTCAGATGGAGATGCACGGAAATTAATTAATACCATGGAGCAGTTGTTGGGTATTGCGGTCAATAGGAAAATAAGAATATTAGATAAGGCTTTTTGTATTGAGATTTTAGGTGATAAGATACGCCGGTTTGATAAAGAAGGAGATCTGTTTTATGACCAAATATCTGCCTTGCATAAATCAGTCAGGGGGTCTCACCCTAATGCAGCACTTTATTGGTTTTGCCGTATGTTGGATGGAGGTGTAGATCCTAAATACTTAGCAAGAAGAATTATCCGTATGGCATGGGAGGATATTGGTTTAGCCGATCCTAGAGCATTGGAAATTGCGAATAATGCAGCTATAACTTATGATCGATTAGGTAGCCCAGAAGGTGAATTAGCCTTAGCAGAAGCAGTGATTTTTTTGGCCAGTGCAGCTAAAAGTAATGCAGCTTATAAGGCTTATAAGGAGGCCATGATATTTGTTAAAAAAACTAACAGTGAACCAGTTCCTTTACATTTAAGAAATACACCTACTCAATTAATGCAGGAGATGAATTGTGGGAAAGTTTATCGTTATGCACATGATGAGCCAAATGCATATGCAGTGGGTGAAACATATATGCCTGATGGTATGCAGGAGATAGATTGGTATCAGCCAGTAGAAAGAGGTTTAGAAATTAAAATAAAAGAAAAACTGGAAAGCCTCAAAGAATTAGATAGGTTAGCAAAAATTGAAGCTGTATTAAGTAAAGCAAATGGCGGAGAATGA
- a CDS encoding transglycosylase SLT domain-containing protein, which yields MQKKISLIFFIAVFSNALSKNVNDIVEHYARQENIDPLLVRSIIYHESRGNIRALSHVGAMGLMQVMPATAKFVGVDPGKLYVVDQNIKAGVLYLSFLKRSFNGDLKKMVAAYNAGHGAVQKYGGIPPYKETVDYTKNVLNTYSRYRGGHINPLLVSGIGGTTNKVPIQQSKEQFLLVVQNDDRNPNRKGKAYSSVSSTAYVRVDDKNNKRHKTVVKPKNDGIELSQSNSNSHKRGSVVQIISED from the coding sequence ATGCAGAAAAAGATTAGTTTAATTTTTTTTATTGCTGTATTTTCTAACGCATTATCTAAAAACGTTAATGACATAGTCGAGCATTACGCAAGGCAAGAAAACATAGATCCATTACTGGTCAGGTCTATTATATACCATGAAAGCAGGGGTAATATAAGGGCTCTTTCTCATGTTGGTGCTATGGGTCTGATGCAAGTGATGCCGGCTACTGCTAAATTCGTCGGCGTTGATCCTGGTAAACTTTATGTCGTAGATCAAAATATTAAAGCAGGTGTTCTCTATTTAAGTTTTTTGAAAAGAAGCTTTAATGGTGATTTGAAAAAAATGGTAGCAGCTTATAATGCTGGGCATGGTGCTGTACAAAAATATGGTGGAATTCCACCATACAAGGAGACGGTTGATTATACAAAAAATGTATTAAATACCTACAGTAGGTATAGAGGCGGTCATATAAACCCTTTATTGGTCAGTGGGATTGGTGGTACTACCAATAAAGTACCGATACAGCAGAGTAAAGAGCAGTTTTTGTTGGTAGTTCAAAATGATGACAGAAATCCTAACCGTAAAGGTAAGGCTTACTCTTCAGTTTCTTCTACAGCATATGTAAGAGTGGACGATAAAAATAATAAAAGACATAAAACAGTGGTTAAACCTAAGAATGATGGAATTGAGCTTTCTCAGAGTAATTCTAATTCTCATAAGCGTGGTAGCGTTGTACAGATAATTTCAGAGGATTAA
- the tssB gene encoding type VI secretion system contractile sheath small subunit — MSSSQNSQKFIGKNNAPRVQIEYDVEIYGSPKKVNLPFVTGVISDLSGKSLKDLPPIHERKFLNFDQDNFDARMRAIQPRVKFYVDNTLADDGQEMLDIDLVFESMKDFSPGSIAERIPALAQLLEARKSLKELISYMDGKVAAEKVVRKMIEDPDFLGKLADDPQAVIKNIEEELRASE, encoded by the coding sequence ATGAGTAGTAGTCAGAATTCCCAGAAGTTCATAGGAAAGAATAATGCACCTAGAGTACAGATTGAGTATGATGTTGAGATTTATGGTTCTCCCAAGAAAGTAAATTTACCTTTTGTTACAGGCGTCATTTCAGATCTGTCAGGTAAATCTTTGAAAGATTTACCTCCAATTCATGAAAGAAAATTTTTAAATTTTGATCAGGATAATTTCGATGCACGTATGCGAGCTATTCAACCTAGGGTAAAATTTTACGTTGATAATACTCTAGCAGATGATGGGCAAGAGATGCTCGATATTGATCTAGTTTTTGAAAGTATGAAGGATTTTTCACCAGGATCTATCGCAGAGAGAATTCCAGCATTAGCACAATTATTGGAAGCACGAAAAAGTTTGAAAGAGTTAATTAGTTACATGGATGGTAAAGTTGCTGCTGAGAAAGTAGTCCGGAAGATGATCGAAGATCCAGACTTTTTGGGGAAATTAGCGGATGATCCTCAAGCAGTTATTAAGAATATAGAGGAAGAGTTAAGGGCTTCTGAATAG
- the tssC gene encoding type VI secretion system contractile sheath large subunit, protein MARNQAKSRLKQTTKILENQELTDENILTDFLNKSFGLKTREAEASVSKAIKTLSKYVEKGNVRVTRDALFSIENIIAEIDATISKQMNLILHHPEFQSLESAWRGLSYLVENTVIDETLKIKVLNIKQNELTRVLRDYRGTAWDQSPIFKLVYEQEYGQFGGEPFGCLIGDYYFDHSPKNVSLLTEISKVAAASHCPFIAAASPELMQMGSWSELGNPRDIGKIFNNPEYDAWRRLRSSNDSRYVVLTLPRFLSRLPYGSKTLPLEEFAFEEEVRPDHPEDFSWINAAYAMGANINRAFREYGWCSRIRGVESGGAVEQLPAYTFPSDEGGYEVSCPTEIAISDRREQEISDVGLLPLVFRKHTDFAAFIGAQTLHSPQVYEDPDATANARLSARLPYIFATCRFAHYLKCIVRDKVGAFSTKEDMQIWLNNWLMYYVDGDPTISTEYTKAIRPLAAAEVVVEDIEDDPGYYRAQFFLKPHYQLEGMNISLRLVSKLPSNKEVNK, encoded by the coding sequence GTGGCAAGAAATCAAGCCAAAAGTCGTTTAAAGCAAACCACAAAGATCTTAGAAAACCAAGAATTAACTGATGAGAACATTTTGACTGATTTTTTAAATAAGTCATTTGGTCTCAAGACGAGAGAAGCTGAAGCTTCTGTTAGTAAAGCAATCAAAACATTATCTAAATATGTTGAAAAAGGTAATGTGAGGGTTACTCGAGATGCACTTTTTTCTATAGAGAACATTATAGCCGAGATTGATGCTACTATTTCTAAACAAATGAATCTCATTTTGCATCATCCAGAATTTCAAAGCCTTGAGTCTGCTTGGAGAGGATTGAGTTATCTAGTTGAGAATACTGTTATTGATGAAACACTTAAAATTAAGGTATTAAATATCAAGCAAAATGAACTAACAAGAGTCTTGAGGGATTATAGGGGCACTGCTTGGGATCAAAGTCCTATATTCAAGTTAGTGTATGAGCAAGAGTACGGTCAATTTGGTGGTGAACCCTTTGGGTGTTTGATTGGTGATTACTATTTTGATCACAGTCCTAAAAATGTTTCTTTATTGACTGAAATTTCTAAAGTAGCTGCAGCTTCTCACTGTCCTTTTATTGCAGCGGCTTCACCAGAATTGATGCAAATGGGAAGTTGGAGTGAATTAGGTAACCCTAGAGATATCGGTAAGATATTTAATAATCCTGAGTATGACGCTTGGAGAAGATTAAGATCGAGCAATGATTCTAGATATGTAGTATTGACATTGCCTAGATTTTTATCGAGGTTGCCATATGGCTCCAAAACACTACCTTTAGAGGAGTTTGCGTTTGAAGAAGAAGTAAGACCGGATCATCCTGAAGATTTTTCTTGGATTAATGCTGCATATGCTATGGGTGCTAATATTAATAGGGCTTTTAGAGAGTATGGTTGGTGCTCAAGAATTAGAGGTGTTGAGTCTGGTGGTGCTGTTGAGCAGTTACCAGCTTATACATTTCCTTCTGATGAAGGGGGATATGAGGTTAGTTGTCCTACTGAGATTGCAATTTCAGATAGAAGAGAACAAGAAATATCAGACGTTGGTCTATTACCTTTGGTATTTAGAAAACATACTGATTTTGCTGCATTTATTGGTGCTCAGACTTTACATAGTCCACAAGTGTATGAGGATCCAGATGCAACAGCCAATGCTAGATTATCTGCCAGACTACCATATATTTTTGCAACTTGTAGATTTGCACATTATTTGAAATGTATTGTCAGAGATAAGGTTGGCGCGTTTAGTACAAAAGAGGACATGCAAATTTGGTTGAATAATTGGTTGATGTATTATGTGGATGGGGATCCTACTATTTCTACAGAATACACTAAAGCCATCAGACCTTTAGCCGCTGCTGAAGTGGTTGTTGAAGATATTGAAGATGATCCGGGGTATTATAGAGCACAATTCTTCTTAAAACCACATTATCAATTGGAAGGTATGAATATTTCTTTAAGACTGGTAAGTAAACTACCTTCTAATAAAGAGGTAAATAAATAA
- a CDS encoding redoxin family protein: MFKNIEGQRIPNVTFHTRQNDKWVDVTTDEVFKGKKVVFFALPGAFTPTCSSSHLPRYNELYHAFKENGIDDVVCLAVNDTFVMNEWQQQEKASDIIFLPDGNVEFTKGMGMDTLKDDLGFGVRSWRYSMLVNDGVIEKMFIEPEKPGDPFEVSDADTMLKYIAPDYKVRPSITIFTKPGCPYCVHAKKILNQHDCSYEEIVLGKDATTVSIQAITGKKSAPQVFIGGEYIGGSVELEKYFDRN; this comes from the coding sequence ATGTTTAAGAACATCGAAGGTCAAAGAATTCCTAATGTTACATTCCATACTAGACAAAATGACAAGTGGGTAGATGTAACAACAGACGAAGTTTTTAAAGGGAAAAAAGTAGTATTTTTTGCTTTACCTGGCGCATTTACCCCAACTTGTTCTTCAAGCCATTTACCTCGCTACAATGAACTGTACCATGCTTTCAAAGAAAATGGTATTGATGATGTGGTGTGTTTGGCTGTGAATGATACTTTTGTGATGAATGAATGGCAACAACAAGAAAAGGCATCTGATATCATTTTCTTACCTGATGGTAACGTGGAATTCACTAAAGGTATGGGCATGGATACCTTAAAGGATGATTTAGGATTTGGGGTTCGTTCCTGGCGCTATTCTATGTTAGTTAATGATGGTGTAATTGAAAAAATGTTTATAGAACCTGAAAAACCAGGTGATCCATTTGAAGTTTCTGATGCGGATACAATGTTGAAATATATCGCACCGGACTATAAAGTCAGACCATCAATTACAATATTCACAAAACCAGGTTGTCCGTATTGTGTACATGCTAAGAAGATATTGAATCAACATGACTGTTCTTATGAGGAGATTGTATTAGGTAAAGATGCAACAACAGTATCTATACAAGCTATTACAGGTAAAAAGTCAGCACCTCAAGTGTTTATTGGTGGTGAATATATTGGTGGTTCTGTGGAGCTGGAAAAATATTTTGATCGTAATTAA
- a CDS encoding dihydrolipoyl dehydrogenase — protein sequence MRTVQVDVVIIGAGSAGMSAYRAARKHTDKIVIIEADQFGTTCARVGCMPSKLLISAANANHQAQNTDAFGIHVNGSVEVNGQEVMQRVKSERDRFVGFVIDTIKSYNPEHVIKGYAKFIDEKTVHINQEYRIEGKAFVIATGSRPRVNEEWKILGDKLQVNDDIFDWDDLPKSIAVMGTGVIGLEIGQALSRLGVRTQIFGRTENIGGISDPVVLEKAHQVFKSELNIHFNTTPKISLEGNKVRLNYAEKVDYVDLLLAASGRIPNTDYLGLESIGVQLDKKGVPITNPQTMQTSIPHIFIAGDASNYLPLLHVASDQGDTAGHNAGIYPKVEKGLVRSRLSVVFSEPQIVVIGQSYRDLDLDSTIIGMVEFENQGRSRVMLVNRGTLRVYFDRQTKVFLGAEMFGPAAEHIGHLLAWSHQSALNIDQMLAMPFYHPVIEEGLRTALRDAKAKFPLV from the coding sequence ATGAGAACAGTTCAAGTAGATGTTGTTATTATTGGTGCAGGCTCTGCAGGAATGTCTGCTTATCGTGCGGCGAGAAAACATACAGACAAAATTGTAATCATAGAAGCAGATCAATTTGGGACTACTTGTGCCCGTGTTGGATGTATGCCGTCAAAATTATTAATTTCAGCCGCTAACGCAAATCATCAAGCTCAAAATACTGATGCTTTTGGTATTCATGTTAATGGAAGTGTCGAAGTGAATGGCCAAGAAGTAATGCAAAGAGTTAAATCGGAAAGAGATCGGTTTGTTGGCTTTGTTATTGATACTATAAAAAGTTATAACCCGGAGCATGTGATTAAAGGATACGCAAAGTTCATTGATGAGAAAACAGTTCATATCAATCAAGAATATCGTATTGAAGGTAAGGCTTTCGTGATAGCAACAGGTTCCCGCCCAAGAGTGAATGAAGAATGGAAAATATTGGGCGACAAACTCCAAGTAAATGATGATATTTTTGATTGGGATGACCTGCCTAAGAGTATTGCGGTTATGGGTACAGGTGTGATTGGGCTTGAGATTGGACAGGCATTAAGTCGTTTGGGGGTGAGAACTCAAATATTTGGCCGTACAGAAAATATTGGTGGGATTTCTGATCCTGTCGTATTAGAGAAAGCACATCAAGTCTTTAAATCAGAACTTAATATACATTTTAATACTACACCTAAAATTTCTTTGGAGGGCAATAAAGTCCGATTGAACTATGCAGAAAAAGTCGATTATGTTGATTTGTTGCTAGCAGCAAGTGGTCGGATCCCGAATACAGATTATTTAGGCTTAGAAAGTATAGGGGTTCAATTGGATAAAAAAGGAGTACCTATTACTAATCCTCAAACAATGCAGACCAGTATTCCACATATTTTTATTGCGGGTGATGCATCTAATTATTTGCCATTATTACATGTAGCTTCAGATCAAGGTGATACGGCCGGTCATAATGCAGGAATTTATCCAAAAGTAGAAAAAGGTTTAGTGAGAAGTCGGTTATCGGTCGTATTTTCGGAACCTCAAATTGTAGTTATTGGCCAAAGTTATCGTGATTTAGATTTAGATAGTACCATTATCGGTATGGTGGAATTTGAAAATCAAGGTCGCTCTAGAGTGATGTTGGTCAATAGAGGAACACTTAGAGTGTATTTTGATAGACAAACTAAAGTCTTTTTGGGCGCTGAGATGTTTGGGCCAGCTGCGGAGCATATTGGCCATTTATTGGCTTGGTCACATCAAAGTGCTCTCAACATTGATCAAATGTTGGCTATGCCATTTTATCATCCGGTTATCGAAGAAGGTTTGAGAACTGCATTAAGAGATGCAAAAGCAAAATTTCCATTGGTTTAA
- a CDS encoding IS200/IS605 family element transposase accessory protein TnpB, which produces MILFIIPLNCCNGYQVNKLENPRFLKNTEKNLRRKQKQLSRKMKGSNKRKKARRILANVHEKITNTRNDFQHKLTRAIVDENQAVIVETLSSVNMLKNRRLSKVMADVAWHKFIIKLEYKLKEQGKYLRKVDRYFASSKIFHHCGEKINKLELSTRKWQCPKCKTMHDRDINADINIRNEGISMLQAEGLFVSAHRGLCKTSQVEVVA; this is translated from the coding sequence CTGATTTTATTTATCATTCCGCTCAATTGCTGTAATGGTTATCAAGTCAATAAACTAGAAAACCCTAGATTTTTAAAGAATACTGAAAAAAACTTGCGTAGAAAACAAAAACAACTATCTCGAAAAATGAAAGGAAGTAATAAAAGAAAAAAAGCTAGACGGATACTAGCTAATGTTCATGAAAAGATAACCAATACTAGAAATGATTTTCAACATAAACTGACTCGAGCAATTGTTGACGAAAACCAAGCAGTAATTGTAGAGACATTAAGTTCCGTTAATATGTTGAAAAATAGAAGGTTATCTAAAGTGATGGCTGATGTTGCTTGGCATAAATTTATCATTAAACTCGAATACAAATTAAAGGAGCAAGGAAAGTATTTGAGAAAAGTTGACAGATATTTTGCAAGTTCTAAGATTTTTCATCATTGTGGGGAAAAGATAAATAAACTAGAGCTATCCACGAGAAAGTGGCAATGTCCTAAGTGTAAAACAATGCATGATAGAGATATTAATGCAGACATCAATATCAGAAATGAAGGCATATCCATGTTACAGGCGGAAGGACTTTTCGTCTCTGCCCATCGAGGCTTATGTAAGACTT